The genome window GAACATTTTCTATACCGCACCGACGGCGATCAGGGCGCTCATGAAAGAAGGCGAGAGCTGGGTGACCAAACATGACCTTTCCTCGCTGCAGGTCCTCGGGTCGGTCGGCGAACCCATCAACCCCGAGGCCTGGATGTGGTACCACAAGTACGTGGGCAAGGAAAAGCTCCCGATCGTGGACACCTGGTGGCAGACCGAGACGGGCGGGATCCTGATCACCGGGCTTCCGGGAGCCATAACCGCCAAACCGGGGTCGGCAACCAAGCCTTTCCCGGGCGTTGTTCCCAAGGTGGTGAAGGAGGATGGCTCGCCGGCAGGCACGAACGAAGGCGGCTATCTGGTGATCGACAAGCCCTGGCCGGGAATGCTCCGGGGCACCTACGGCGATCCGGAGAACAAGCGGATCAAGGAGGTCTACTTCTCGATGTACCCCGGCGTCTACTTCACCGGCGACGGCGCCCGGGTGGACGACGACGGCGACTTCTGGCTGATGGGCCGGATCGACGACGTCATCAACATCTCCGGCCACCGGCTTGGAACGGCGGAGGTCGAGTCGGCCCTCGTCAGCCACGAGGCGGTCGCCGAAGCCGCGGTCGTCGGCTACCCCCACGACATCAAGGGCGAGGGCATCTATGCCTACGTCACGCTCAAGCAGGGGGTTGAGCCCACGGACGCGCTGAAGAAGACCCTCGTCGGCCACGTGCGCACCGTCATCGGACCGATCGCCACCCCCGACAAGCTCCACTTCGCTCCGGGCCTGCCGAAGACCCGCTCGGGCAAGATCATGCGCCGGATCCTGCGCCTGATCGCCCGCGGCGACGTCCACAACCTCGGCGACACCTCCACGCTCCTCGACCCGACCGTCGTCGACACTCTCGTCAAGGGCAAGCAGTAGGCAGGAGGCAGGGCACACGGGCGCCCGCCGCCGGATGAGCGCGGCGGGCGCCCTTTTTTTTCGGGAGGAGGCATGACACGCATCCGGGAGTCCAGGATCGACCGCGAGGACGCGGTCCTGCTCGTCGTCGACATCCAGGAGCGGCTCGCCGCGGCGATGGCCGAGCGGGAGAAGGTCGTCGCCAACGCCGGCCACCTCGTCGCGGCGGCGAAGCTCCTCGACGTGCCGGTGCTGCACACCGAGCAGTACCCGAGAGGCCTCGGGCCGACCGTGCCCGAGCTGCGCGAGGCGCTCGGGCCGGCGCTGCCGGTCGAGAAGCTGACGTTCGACTGCTGCGGCGAGCCCTCGTTCACGCCGGCGCTCGAGGCCGCCGGGTGCTCCACGGTGATCGTCTGCGGGATGGAGACCCACATCTGCGTGCTCCAGACCGTCCTCGGCCTGCTGGCGCAGGGGCTCGCGGTGCACGTGGTGGCGGACGCGGCCTGCTCGCGCAACCCCGACAACGCCCGGGTCGCGCTGGAGCTGATGCGGGACGCCGGCGCCGTGGTCACCTGCACGGAAACCGTGCTCTTCCAGCTGCTCGTGCGCGCCGGCACCCCGCAGTTCAAGGCCATCCAGGCCAGGATCAAGTAGCCCCGGGCGTCAGGAGGCCATTTCGCGCCCTGGCGGCGTCGCGGGCAGGGCTGCTTGTGCGGCGGCCACCAGGCCGCCTCCGCACGCCCATCCCCGCTTCCTTGCCAGGACGCGAAATGACGCTCCCGACGCGCCGGGGCAGCCAATGCCTCAAACCGGCTTTCCCATCATCACGACCGGCACGAACCAGGACGCTCCTGCATGCCCACCGCAGCTGATTTGCCGGGAATCCCTTTCCGGAATATCATCCGGCCATGAGGCGGAGCCACGAGCGCGACCGGCGGGCGGTGCTGGCGCTCGCGGCGGCCGGCCTGGTCGCGCTCTCCGGGTTCTTTCTCTGGCTCGAGCATGCCACCCACGTCGAGTTCCTGCTGCACCTGGCGGCGATCCCGCTGGAGATC of bacterium contains these proteins:
- a CDS encoding AMP-binding protein; the encoded protein is NIFYTAPTAIRALMKEGESWVTKHDLSSLQVLGSVGEPINPEAWMWYHKYVGKEKLPIVDTWWQTETGGILITGLPGAITAKPGSATKPFPGVVPKVVKEDGSPAGTNEGGYLVIDKPWPGMLRGTYGDPENKRIKEVYFSMYPGVYFTGDGARVDDDGDFWLMGRIDDVINISGHRLGTAEVESALVSHEAVAEAAVVGYPHDIKGEGIYAYVTLKQGVEPTDALKKTLVGHVRTVIGPIATPDKLHFAPGLPKTRSGKIMRRILRLIARGDVHNLGDTSTLLDPTVVDTLVKGKQ
- a CDS encoding hydrolase, which encodes MTRIRESRIDREDAVLLVVDIQERLAAAMAEREKVVANAGHLVAAAKLLDVPVLHTEQYPRGLGPTVPELREALGPALPVEKLTFDCCGEPSFTPALEAAGCSTVIVCGMETHICVLQTVLGLLAQGLAVHVVADAACSRNPDNARVALELMRDAGAVVTCTETVLFQLLVRAGTPQFKAIQARIK